TCGTGTCGCCACCCCACTCCTCGCTCACAAGACCAAACTCCATGAGCTCCTGCTTCACCTTCGCCGGGTTGGCATCCGGCTTGTCGATCTTGTTGATCGCCACGATGATCGGGACGCCGGCGGCTTTGGAGTGGTTCACCGCCTCGCGGGTCTGGGGCATGACGCCGTCATCGGCCGCCACCACGAGGATGACGATGTCGGTGACCTTCGCCCCCCTGGCGCGCATCGCGGTGAACGCCTCGTGACCCGGGGTGTCGAGGAAGGTGATCTTGCGCCCGTCGAGCTCCACGTCGTAGGCACCGATGTGCTGGGTGATCCCGCCGGCCTCGCCGGCGATGACGTTCGCCTCGCGGATGGCGTCCAGAAGGCTCGTTTTGCCGTGGTCGACGTGACCCATGATGGTGACGACCGGCGGCCTCTTCTGCAGCGATTCCGGCGCGTCCGGCGCCGCCTCGAGGATCTCGTCCACGTCGAGCGCCACGCTCTCGATCTCGTAGCCGAAATCGGTGGCGAGGATCGTCGCGGTGTCGAAGTCCAGCGGATGGTTGATGGTGGCCATGACCCCCATCTTCATGAGAGCCCTGATGAGATCGGTCGCCTTGATCCCCATCCTCTTGGCGAGCTCGCCGACGGAGATCGACTCGCCGATCTTGATGATCCTCTTGATGGCCTTCGGTACGGTGATCTCGGTCTTCTTCCCGATCTGCACCTTCTCGACCTTCCTCTTACCCTTGCCGGTGCGCGGCCCGGGCTCGAAGACCCTCTCGCGCTTGTCGAAGAGATCCGGTTTCTCGAAATCCTTCTTCTTCGCGGCAGGACCCTTCTTGCCGTTCTTGTAGTCCGTGGCGGGAGGAGCTGCCTTCCTCCCCCCCTTCCTGCGATCGTCCGCCAGGGCGTTCGGATCTACCGGGGCAAGGGGAGCGGGGCGATCAGGACGGGGAGCGGGGCGCTCGCCGGGGCGACCCGGTGCCGGCCTCTCTCCCGGACGTCCCGCGCCGGGGCGTGCCGGACGCTCGGTGCCGGGACGCTCCACTCCGCGGGGGCGCTCCCCTGCCGGGCGCTGGTACTCGCGGCGCTCGCTGGGGGTGCGCTGTGCGGGGATCGGGATCTCCACACGGCCGAGGATGCGGGCGCGGGTAGGGGTTGCCTTCTCCGGCTCTCCCGGCTTCGCAGCGGCTGCGGCCGGTTGCGCCGGGGCGCCCTCGGAGGGGACGGCACCTTGCGGGGCGGCGCCTTGCACAGGGGCGCTCTCCGCCGCTTTCGGCGCCTGGACCGGCTCGGCCGGCTGCACCGGCTCCGCCGCCGCTACCGGCTCGGGAACAACGACAGTTGCGGGCTTCGCCTGTACCGGAGCCTCTTCCGCGACGGGCGCGGCCTGCGCGGGCTTCGCCGCCTCAACCGGCTCGACCGGCTTCTCCGGCTCCGCTGCGGGGGGCGCCGGCTTCACCGCCTCGACCGGCGGCGCAGGGCGCTCAATGATCCGGGCACGCGGCGCGGGCTCTATAATCCTTGCGGAAGGCGCTTTCGGCGGGGCGGGCCTTTCGGGCTCGGCCGGAGCGGCCGGAGCTGCGGCGACCGGGGGTTCCGGAGTTTCCACCGCAGGAGCCTCGACGGGCTCGGCGGCAGCCGCCTCGACAGGAGCTTCCGCCACCTTGCGACGGCGGATCAGAGTGGGCTTCACCCGGACTTCCTCCTGGGCGGCGGCCTCTTTGTGGCCGGAGGGGGCAGGAGCGGACAGCGCCTTGACATCGGCATCTTCAATGACAGCCATATGATTTTTGACGGTTACGCCTCTTTCGGCCAGCCGTGCCATAACCTCCTTATTATCGATCCCCAGCTGCTGTGCCAGCTCGTATACGCGGGTTTTGCTCATCTACTCACGCTCCTCCTGAAGGAAGTTCCTGTACTTCTCCAACTCTACCCCTATCGACCCGATGAAGCCGCTGTTCAGGACGACCAGAACGCTTCTCAGCTCTTTACCTATAAGCGCCCCGAGGCGCTCCTTGTCAAACAGCGTCGCGCACCGGACGTTGTGCGCCCGGGCGATCCCCCTGAACTTTTCCGCAATGTCGGGGGAGGTGTCCTCGGCCACAAAGAGGATGCCGCTTCCCCCTTTCTTCAGATGATCGAGCACCTGGTCCGAGCCCGAGACGACCTTCCCCCCCTTGTTGGCGAGGGAGATGTAGGAGGCGACCCGCTGCTCCAGCCTCTCCTTTACCTGGGAGTGGAGCGCATCCGGCTGCGCACCGTGCACCTCCTGCTTGAAGCCGCGGGAGAATTGCCTCTTCTGGGCGGCCGCTTGCAGGCACGACGAGCGTATGCAGGTGTACACGCCTCGCCCGGGAAGCTTCTGCAGGAGGTCGAAAACCACGCTGCCGTCCGGTGCGAGCACGAAGCGCAGGAGCTCTCCCTTGTCCTGCACGGTGCGGCAGGCAAGACAGCTTCTCTGGGGATCGGCCTTCGGCATGGAGCCCCTTATTCTTCCGCCTCGGCGGCCGGCGCGCTCTCGGCGGGCTCGGCGACGTTGCCGGAGACCTCTTCGGCCTCCCCTTCCTCTTCGGCGGTGCCGTCATAGGAGGCGAACTGCTGCAGCTCGGCCTCTGCCATGCGCGTCTCGCTCTTTATGTCGATCTTCCAGCCGGTGAGCTTCGCCGCCAGGCGCACGTTCTGGCCGCGCTTGCCGATGGCGAGGGAAAGCTGGTCGTCCGCCACGATGACCTCCATGGCGTAGTCCTCGTCGTCCACATACACCTTGGAGACGACAGCAGGTGCCAGTGCGTTGCAGGCAAAGCGGGCGATGTCGTCGGACCAGGGGATGATGTCGATCTTCTCACCCCTGAGCTCGCTCACCACGTTCTGCACGCGGCTGCCGCGCATACCGACGCAGGCGCCGACCGGGTCCACATCCGCATCGTGGGAGTAGACGGCGATCTTCGCGCGCCCGCCCGGCTCGCGCACGACCCCCTTGATCTCCACGATCCCCTCGGCGATCTCCGGCACCTCCGCCTCGAAAAGCTTCGCGAGCATCCCCGGCGCGGTGCGGGAGAGCATGATCTGGGGCCCCTTCGTGGTCATGCGGATCTCGGTGATGATCGCCTTCACGCGGTCACCCTGGCGGTACACCTCGCGGGGGGCCTGCTCCTTGTGCGGGAGAAGCGCCTCGGCGCGCCCGAGGTCGACGATGAGGTCACCCTTCTCGAAGCGGCGCACGACGCCGTTCACGATTTCCGAGATACGCTCCTGGAACTCGTTGTAGATCGTCTCGCGCTCTGCCTCGCGCACCCTCTGGATGATGACCTGCTTCGCAGTCTGCGCCGCGATGCGGGAGAAGCCGCTGGCGTCCATCTTCATGCCGATGGAGTCCCCCACTTCCACCTCCGGGTCCTCCTCGCGCGCCTCGTCGAGCTCGATCTCCCTGTACGAGTCTTGCACCTCATCCACCACGGTCACGAATTCGAAGAGCTCAACCTCGCCTATCTCCGGGTTGTAGTGGGCCTCAAGGTCACGGGTGTTGCGGAACTTCTTGTTGGCGGCAGTAAGCACCGCCTGTTCCAGCGCCTCTACGACCACGGCCTTATCTATCCCCTTCTCTTTGACAATCTGATCTATGGTGTGCTTGAGGTTAAAGCTCGTTTCCACGTCACTGTCTCCTTCGACTCGCTGATTATATATGGTTGTAATGCGCTAGAATTCAAATTCCAGATTGGCCTTAGCCACCTTATCCAGCGGGATCGAGGCGTGCTGCCCTTCCTTCAGCGCGATACTTATTACCCCTTCCGAGATCCCCTTCAGTTCACCGAGGAAGGTCTTCCGCTTGTTGCCGTCTTCGTCGGGAAGGAGCTCGTACGTCTTTACCTTCACCAGCCGCCCGACGTACCGCTCGTAGTCCGCCACCTTTTTCAGCGGGCGGCAAACCCCCGGGGAGGAGACTTCGAGGGTGTAGTTGTCGGAAATGAAGTCCTCGGCGTCGAGGATATCGGAGAGCTCCCTGCTGACCGCAGCGCAGTCGTCGAGGCTGACCCCCCCTTCCTTGTCGATGAAAAGGCGCGCGACCATATCCCTTCCTTCGCGCTTGTACTCCAGGTCCACCATCTCCATACCGAGCGAGGAGAGGAGTCGTTCGGCAATCTCACCGAGCCTTGTCGCAACGTCAACTTTTGCCATTTTTGCCAATTCCCATAAAAAAAAGTGAGCCTGAGGAGCTCACTTTTGAGTGAACATTAACTTGTCACCCATATTTAGCATGGAAAGAGTGTGGATGCAAGAGCTTTTTTTAGAGAATTCCTGCAATTGCCAATGTGTGGGAGGCGTGGTGAAGGGGTGCGCAGGTAGTGCGCCGCTCCCCTTCACAAAGAAGGAGCGAGTCTCACGCAATTGCTTCACTTTTCTTCCTTTAACTGTTATAAATGGGGCTCCGGCTGCGCCGCGACTGAACGGTTCGTGCCTGTCCGGTACTCGGCCTATTCTGACTCTTTTCATCGTCACCTTGCTGCAGGCGTCATCCCCCCCTGTAGACCTCGCAATGCATCCATCGGCGATCAGATCGGGACGTGATTTTGTCGAAGAAGTACCAGTGTCATGATATCAGGGAAGGGAGCTCCATGGAAAGGACCTCTTTCCCCCGACCTGTTCACAGTGTAAAAGGAGCGGGCATCATCCCCTCTTTCAGCTTTAGATCAATCTAATCCAATCCACTCCCAGGAGAAGACATGAAATACCTTAGCACCAGGGGAAAGATCGAGCCGATCGGCTTCAAGGACGCAGTCATGATGGGGCTCGCCACCGACGGAGGGCTCATCCTCCCCGAAGAGATCCCCGCCATCGACCAGAAGACGCTCGCGGCATGGCGCAACCTCTCCTACTGCGACCTCGCCTTCGAGATCATCTCGCTCTATGCCGACGACATCCCGCCGGCTGTGCTGAGGGAGCTGATCGAGCGCTCCTACGCCACCTTCCGCCACCCGGAGACGACCCCCCTTGTGCAGAAGGACGGGGTGTACATCCTGGAGCTCTTCCACGGCCCGACCCTCGCCTTCAAGGACGTGGCACTG
The DNA window shown above is from Geomonas sp. RF6 and carries:
- the infB gene encoding translation initiation factor IF-2, giving the protein MSKTRVYELAQQLGIDNKEVMARLAERGVTVKNHMAVIEDADVKALSAPAPSGHKEAAAQEEVRVKPTLIRRRKVAEAPVEAAAAEPVEAPAVETPEPPVAAAPAAPAEPERPAPPKAPSARIIEPAPRARIIERPAPPVEAVKPAPPAAEPEKPVEPVEAAKPAQAAPVAEEAPVQAKPATVVVPEPVAAAEPVQPAEPVQAPKAAESAPVQGAAPQGAVPSEGAPAQPAAAAAKPGEPEKATPTRARILGRVEIPIPAQRTPSERREYQRPAGERPRGVERPGTERPARPGAGRPGERPAPGRPGERPAPRPDRPAPLAPVDPNALADDRRKGGRKAAPPATDYKNGKKGPAAKKKDFEKPDLFDKRERVFEPGPRTGKGKRKVEKVQIGKKTEITVPKAIKRIIKIGESISVGELAKRMGIKATDLIRALMKMGVMATINHPLDFDTATILATDFGYEIESVALDVDEILEAAPDAPESLQKRPPVVTIMGHVDHGKTSLLDAIREANVIAGEAGGITQHIGAYDVELDGRKITFLDTPGHEAFTAMRARGAKVTDIVILVVAADDGVMPQTREAVNHSKAAGVPIIVAINKIDKPDANPAKVKQELMEFGLVSEEWGGDTIFVEVSAKKKMNLPALLEMVLLQADVLELKANPDKPARGTIVEAKLDKGRGPVATVLVQEGTLKNGDYYVAGVHYGRVRAMQNDRGEKVLAAGPAMPVEVIGFTGVPDAGDIFVAMADEKQAKEIANHRQMKLREAELAKHSKLSLEQLYEQIQKGEVKDLNVIVKGDVQGSVEAVSESLRKLSTDAIRLNVIHASVGAITETDVNLATASNAIILGFNVRPEVKAASLAEKEGVDLRLYNIIYDAVDDIKKAMEGLLEPTFREKFLGRAEVREVFSVPKHGNVAGSYVLDGKIVRNAQARLVRDNKVVYEGKLASLRRFKDDVKDVATGYECGISLENYNDIKTGDIIEAFEMEKVAGKL
- a CDS encoding DUF448 domain-containing protein; the protein is MPKADPQRSCLACRTVQDKGELLRFVLAPDGSVVFDLLQKLPGRGVYTCIRSSCLQAAAQKRQFSRGFKQEVHGAQPDALHSQVKERLEQRVASYISLANKGGKVVSGSDQVLDHLKKGGSGILFVAEDTSPDIAEKFRGIARAHNVRCATLFDKERLGALIGKELRSVLVVLNSGFIGSIGVELEKYRNFLQEERE
- the nusA gene encoding transcription termination factor NusA, which translates into the protein METSFNLKHTIDQIVKEKGIDKAVVVEALEQAVLTAANKKFRNTRDLEAHYNPEIGEVELFEFVTVVDEVQDSYREIELDEAREEDPEVEVGDSIGMKMDASGFSRIAAQTAKQVIIQRVREAERETIYNEFQERISEIVNGVVRRFEKGDLIVDLGRAEALLPHKEQAPREVYRQGDRVKAIITEIRMTTKGPQIMLSRTAPGMLAKLFEAEVPEIAEGIVEIKGVVREPGGRAKIAVYSHDADVDPVGACVGMRGSRVQNVVSELRGEKIDIIPWSDDIARFACNALAPAVVSKVYVDDEDYAMEVIVADDQLSLAIGKRGQNVRLAAKLTGWKIDIKSETRMAEAELQQFASYDGTAEEEGEAEEVSGNVAEPAESAPAAEAEE
- the rimP gene encoding ribosome maturation factor RimP translates to MAKVDVATRLGEIAERLLSSLGMEMVDLEYKREGRDMVARLFIDKEGGVSLDDCAAVSRELSDILDAEDFISDNYTLEVSSPGVCRPLKKVADYERYVGRLVKVKTYELLPDEDGNKRKTFLGELKGISEGVISIALKEGQHASIPLDKVAKANLEFEF